The DNA sequence GAAGGAGTAAATGTAAATCCAGCAAATGAAGATGAGAGATGGTATATAAGTTATAGTTTTTATGGAAAGAGTGGGAATTTAATAGGGGAAGTAAAATTACCAATCGATCAAAGTAAAGCAAGCAGTAGTGGATGGATAGCCGATACGAATGAAGTAGGGAGTGTAATATTGCCAGAAGATTCATACACGACGATAATAAAATTTGTAGCAGGGAAGAATGCAACAGGGAAAGTATGGGCAGATGATTTTATGTTTTATGGAAGGAATGGAGCCTGGGCAGGACAGGATTGGAATACACAGGTAGGAGTACCAGAAGGATGGTTTTATTGGTTACCACCAGTAGGAGGAAATGACGGAAGATTGAGTGATGGATATGAGAATACAAAGATAACAAGTGAAGAAGCATATCATGGAAGATATAGTTTGAAGTTTGAAAATCTACCAGGAACACATGATGGCTTTGTAGGAACAAGAAGATATTTAATAGGAGATGAAATAAAAGCAGGAGATGTACTTAGAATAACAGTCTGGATAAAAGGAAAAGATTTAGATCCACAGAATGTAGCACAGGTAGGAGATCAAGCATGTTTTGCAATTACACCAATATTCCATAACACATATGGGAATAATGAAGGATGGGGAGAGTTCTGGTCAAGAGATATACCGATAAAGTTTCCAGCAGTAACATCATTTGACTGGATGCCATTTTATGTAGATATACCAGTACAGGCAGGAGCGAAATCATTGTCAGTAAGATTACATCCACTTGGGAGATTTAAGGGGACAATCTATTGTGATTATCTTACAGTAGAGAAATTAGATATACCAACAATAAGTGAGATAGGGAGCTTTGAACAAGAATTACCATCATACTGGAAGAAGGGAAAAGAGCCAGCAGGGAGTAAATTAGAATGGGCAACCGACCAGTATAGATCAATGGGAAGGAGTTTAAAGATAGAGAAGACAACAACAGGCGAAGAAGCATACTGGGAAAGTGAGAACATGTGCGATTTATGGTCACCAGTACATAATAAAGATGTAGATATATTCCTTGGGGCATATGTAAGGACAGAAGGAGTAAATGTAAATCCAGCAAATGAAGATGAGAGATGGTATATAAGTTATAGTTTTTATGGAAAGAGTGGGAATTTAATAGGGGAAGTAAAATTACCAATCGATCAAAGTAAAGCAAGCAGTAGTGGATGGATAGCCGATACGAATGAAGTAGGGAGTGTAATATTGCCAGAAGATTCATACACGACGATAATAAAATTTGTAGCAGGGAAGAATGCAACAGGGAAAGTATGGGCAGATGATTTTATGTTTTATGGAAGGAATGGAGCCTGGGCAGGACAGGATTGGAATACACAGGTAGGAGTACCAGAAGGATGGTTTTATTGGTTACCACCAGTAGGAGGAAATGACGGAAGATTGAGTGATGGATATGAGAATACAAAGATAACAAGTGAAGAAGCATATCATGGAAGATATAGTTTGAAGTTTGAAAATCTACCAGGAACACATGATGGATTTGTAGGAACAAGAAGATATTTAATAGGAAGTAATGTTCCGAATGGAAAAGTTACATCAAGAATTTTTGATATTACTTCTCTTAAAGATGTTAATCCTGGAGATATGATAAGAATCTCTGTATGGCTAAAAGCAAAAGGTTTAAATCCAGATGAAATGGCACAGATAGGAGATCAAGCTTCATTTGCAATTACACCAATATTCCATAACACATATGGAAATAATGAAGGATGGGGAGAATTCTGGTCAAGAGATATTCCATTAAAATTCCCTGTCGCAACAGAATTTGATTGGATGCAATTCTATGTAGACATTCCAGTTCAGCAGGGTGCAAAGTCGTTATCAGTAAGATTACATCCACTTGGAAAATTTAAAGGAACTGTATACTGTGATCTTTTAGAAGTACGAAAATTAGATCTTGTAGGAGTAGAATCAGCAGAAGCTGTTCCAAATCAATTTAAATTATTCCAGAATTATCCAAATCCATTTAATCCATCGACCATAATTAGTTATACTGTACTTAAACAAACTAATGTAACAATCAGAATTTATGACATACTTGGTAGAGAAGTAAAAACATTGATTAATCAAATACAGCCAGCTGGTGTTTATAAAATTGAATGGGATGGTACAAATAAATTTAATATGCCAGTAGCATCTGGTACTTATATTTATAGAATTGAAGCAGGAGAATTTATTCAAGCAAAGAAAATGATATTGCTCAGGTAATATTAATTAATGTTGATAAACTAAAAGGGTCTGAGTAATCAGACCCTTTGATTATAAATAATTAATTGGGTGTTAGATATGTTTATAATCGGTAATGGTTTTAAAAATAATATTATATTCTTTTTGATATTATTTGGAATAATTTCGATTGAATTGAATGCTGGTACGACAGGAAAAATTGCTGGAAGAGTAACTGATATAAATACTGGAGAACCTCTCATTGGTGTAAATGTTGTTATCACAGGGACATCCATGGGGGCTGCTACAGATGTGGATGGCAATTATTTTATTATAAATATTCCACCTGGAATTTATGAAATTAAAGCTTCACTGGTTGGATACTCAACAGTAGTTATAAAAAATATTAGGGTGTCAATAGATCAAACAACCAGAGTTGATATTCAAATGAGAGAAGAAGCAGTTTCTATTAGTGATATTGTTGTTACTGCACAAAAACCAATTGTTCAGAAAGATTTGACTTCTACAGAAGCAAAGATAAGTGGTGAACAAATATCAATGTTGCCTCTGGAAGATATTCAATCTGTAATCAATCTTCAGGCTGGAGTTGTTGATGGTCATTTTAGAGGTGGAAGAAGTAATGAAGTAAAATATTTAATTGATGGTATTTCTGTAAACGATGCTTATTCTGGTATGTCTGCACTCGAGGCAGAAGTTAATAGCATTCAGGAATTACAGGTTCTTACAGGTACTTTTAATGCTGAATATGGAGAAGCTTTATCTGGTGTTGTAAATCAGGTAACAAAAATTGCTGGCGATAAATTAGAAGCCGATTTTTCATTTTATTCAGGCGATTATTTTACTGCAAGAAAAAATTTATATCAAAATATAAATCATATTTCTCCCAGTGATGTTTATAATATTCAAGGTAATTTGAGTGGACCTGTCCCAGGATTAAAAAAATTTCTAAAGTTCTTTATAAGTGGAAGATATTATTATGATGATGGATATCTATATGGAAGAAGAATGTTCAATCCATCAGATTCATCAAATTTTTCTGCAAACGATCCGAAAGATTGGTATATAGGTGCTACTGGTGATAATAAATTTGTTCCAATGAATTACAATAAAAGATATACTTTGCAGGGAAAACTTTCCATTAATTTTAGTAATAGTGGGAAAGGTTTAATCGTTAATACATTATATCAAAATCAACAATGGAGAGATTATAATCATCGATTTAAATTAAATCCCGATGGTGATTATAAAAAGTTTCAGGAAAGTTTTTTGACAAGCTTAAATTATACTTATGTACTAAGTAATTCAGCTTTTATTGATTTTTTAGCTTCCAGTTTTACAACCAAATTCAAACAATACGTTTATGAAGATCCTCTTGATAATCGTTATGTTAAACCAGATAGAATGAAAGATGTAAGTGGCAATGCATTTTTAACTGGTGGAACAGAAAACTGGCATTTCTATCATACAACTTCTACTTACACAGGCAAAATAGATTTTACCTGGCAAATTAATAACTTGCATCAAATTAAAAGCGGATTTGAATATAAATATCATAACATTGAATATAAAGATTTTCAAATTGTTATTGATGCAACAACGAATTATAAACCTTCACTTCCTCAACCAGGTTCATTTAATTATAATATTTATAAAACTAATCCATATCAATTAGCTGCTTACATGCAGGATAAAATTGAATTAGAATATTTAGTTGTAAATATTGGTGTAAGATTCGACTTTTTTGAACCTGATGGTTATTATCTAAAAGATGCAAATAAAATTTCTATTCTTGATCAACTAAGTCCACCATATCCAGACTCACTTTTACAAAAAGCAAAATATAAATATCAAATTAGTCCAAGAATTGGTATTTCGTATCCAATCACAGATAAAGGTGCTATTCATATTTCTTATGGACACTTTTTCCAGATTCCACCATTTGAATATTTATATCGTAATCCAAATTTCAGAATTCCTTTAACAGGAGATTTTCCAGAGAATGTTGGCAATACAATTGGGAATGCAGATCTTGATGCTCAACAAACTGTTATGTACGAAATAGGACTTCAACAACAATTAGCTACAAATTTTGGAATTACTCTTACAGGTTATTATAAGGATATAAGAAATCTACTTGGAACAGAAATTCATATTAAAAATGAGTTCAGAAAATTCAGTAAATTAATTAATCGTGATTATGGCTCTGTAAAAGGTTTTACAATTTCTTTTGAAAAAAGATTTAGTGAAGGAATTGGAGCAACTCTGGATTATACATATCAAATTGCTAAAGGAAATGCATCTGATCCAAATGATGCATTTAATAAAGCTCAAGCAAATCCACCAATCGAAGCAAATAAACAAATGGTACCTCTTAACTGGGATAGAAGACATTCAGTTAATATAACTTTAACCGCTGGTAAACCAAATGATTTTATTGCAAGTTTAATTGGAAGATTAGGTTCTGGTTTACCATATACACCATCTTTTCAAAATCAAAGAACTGGATTAGAAAACAGCGAAAACAAACCAGCATTTTATAATGTAGAT is a window from the Rosettibacter firmus genome containing:
- a CDS encoding T9SS type A sorting domain-containing protein, which codes for MKSYFKKLSLLLIGFSFLIGLNNINAQSGINLIGSFEQELPSYWKKGKEPAGSKLEWATDQYRSMGRSLKIEKTTTGEEAYWESENMCDLWSPVHNKDVDIFLGAYVRTEGVNVNPANEDERWYISYSFYGKSGNLIGEVKLPIDQSKASSSGWIADTNEVGSVILPEDSYTTIIKFVAGKNATGKVWADDFMFYGRNGAWAGQDWNTQVGVPEGWFYWLPPVGGNDGRLSDGYENTKITSEEAYHGRYSLKFENLPGTHDGFVGTRRYLIGDEIKAGDVLRITVWIKGKDLDPQNVAQVGDQACFAITPIFHNTYGNNEGWGEFWSRDIPIKFPAVTSFDWMPFYVDIPVQAGAKSLSVRLHPLGRFKGTIYCDYLTVEKLDIPTISEIGSFEQELPSYWKKGKEPAGSKLEWATDQYRSMGRSLKIEKTTTGEEAYWESENMCDLWSPVHNKDVDIFLGAYVRTEGVNVNPANEDERWYISYSFYGKSGNLIGEVKLPIDQSKASSSGWIADTNEVGSVILPEDSYTTIIKFVAGKNATGKVWADDFMFYGRNGAWAGQDWNTQVGVPEGWFYWLPPVGGNDGRLSDGYENTKITSEEAYHGRYSLKFENLPGTHDGFVGTRRYLIGDEIKAGDVLRITVWIKGKDLDPQNVAQVGDQACFAITPIFHNTYGNNEGWGEFWSRDIPIKFPAVTSFDWMPFYVDIPVQAGAKSLSVRLHPLGRFKGTIYCDYLTVEKLDIPTISEIGSFEQELPSYWKKGKEPAGSKLEWATDQYRSMGRSLKIEKTTTGEEAYWESENMCDLWSPVHNKDVDIFLGAYVRTEGVNVNPANEDERWYISYSFYGKSGNLIGEVKLPIDQSKASSSGWIADTNEVGSVILPEDSYTTIIKFVAGKNATGKVWADDFMFYGRNGAWAGQDWNTQVGVPEGWFYWLPPVGGNDGRLSDGYENTKITSEEAYHGRYSLKFENLPGTHDGFVGTRRYLIGSNVPNGKVTSRIFDITSLKDVNPGDMIRISVWLKAKGLNPDEMAQIGDQASFAITPIFHNTYGNNEGWGEFWSRDIPLKFPVATEFDWMQFYVDIPVQQGAKSLSVRLHPLGKFKGTVYCDLLEVRKLDLVGVESAEAVPNQFKLFQNYPNPFNPSTIISYTVLKQTNVTIRIYDILGREVKTLINQIQPAGVYKIEWDGTNKFNMPVASGTYIYRIEAGEFIQAKKMILLR
- a CDS encoding TonB-dependent receptor, with the translated sequence MFIIGNGFKNNIIFFLILFGIISIELNAGTTGKIAGRVTDINTGEPLIGVNVVITGTSMGAATDVDGNYFIINIPPGIYEIKASLVGYSTVVIKNIRVSIDQTTRVDIQMREEAVSISDIVVTAQKPIVQKDLTSTEAKISGEQISMLPLEDIQSVINLQAGVVDGHFRGGRSNEVKYLIDGISVNDAYSGMSALEAEVNSIQELQVLTGTFNAEYGEALSGVVNQVTKIAGDKLEADFSFYSGDYFTARKNLYQNINHISPSDVYNIQGNLSGPVPGLKKFLKFFISGRYYYDDGYLYGRRMFNPSDSSNFSANDPKDWYIGATGDNKFVPMNYNKRYTLQGKLSINFSNSGKGLIVNTLYQNQQWRDYNHRFKLNPDGDYKKFQESFLTSLNYTYVLSNSAFIDFLASSFTTKFKQYVYEDPLDNRYVKPDRMKDVSGNAFLTGGTENWHFYHTTSTYTGKIDFTWQINNLHQIKSGFEYKYHNIEYKDFQIVIDATTNYKPSLPQPGSFNYNIYKTNPYQLAAYMQDKIELEYLVVNIGVRFDFFEPDGYYLKDANKISILDQLSPPYPDSLLQKAKYKYQISPRIGISYPITDKGAIHISYGHFFQIPPFEYLYRNPNFRIPLTGDFPENVGNTIGNADLDAQQTVMYEIGLQQQLATNFGITLTGYYKDIRNLLGTEIHIKNEFRKFSKLINRDYGSVKGFTISFEKRFSEGIGATLDYTYQIAKGNASDPNDAFNKAQANPPIEANKQMVPLNWDRRHSVNITLTAGKPNDFIASLIGRLGSGLPYTPSFQNQRTGLENSENKPAFYNVDLYLTKYLKMFGKIFSVYAKIYNLFDTANEVEVFTDTGRAGYTLELTRAQEAPRGVNTLEEYFTRPDFYSPPRQIIIGASISF